One Mesorhizobium loti genomic window carries:
- a CDS encoding Endoribonuclease L-PSP, translated as MTPYIRLAELGLTLPEPPTPIANFVTHAESGRLIFLSGQGPLRADGTLCTGKVGEDVTVEQAYEHARLTGLNLLAVMHAAAGDLGRIVRVVKLLGFVNATPTFSDHPKVVNGCSDLFADVFADIGGHARSAIGVGSLPGNITVEIEAVVEIAA; from the coding sequence ATGACACCTTACATCCGGCTCGCCGAACTCGGCCTGACGTTGCCCGAGCCGCCGACGCCCATCGCCAACTTCGTCACCCATGCCGAGAGCGGGCGATTGATCTTCCTGTCCGGACAGGGGCCGCTACGCGCCGACGGCACGCTTTGCACGGGCAAGGTCGGCGAGGATGTCACCGTCGAGCAGGCTTACGAGCATGCCCGCCTGACCGGGCTCAACCTGCTGGCCGTCATGCATGCCGCCGCCGGCGATCTTGGCCGCATCGTGCGCGTCGTCAAGCTGCTCGGCTTCGTCAACGCGACGCCGACCTTCAGCGACCACCCGAAAGTGGTCAATGGCTGTTCGGACCTGTTCGCCGATGTGTTCGCTGATATTGGCGGCCATGCCCGCTCGGCGATCGGCGTCGGCTCGCTGCCTGGTAACATCACTGTCGAAATCGAAGCGGTCGTCGAGATCGCCGCCTGA
- a CDS encoding glutamine ABC transporter integral membrane protein — translation MASQILYALPFLAKGFAVTLWVSLLVVTLSLVAGVLLGVGLVYGPAPLRWAVRIFSDTIRGIPILVLMFFVYYGLPAVGLHLPSFWAAVLALTLFKTAQVIEYLRGAVASIPKGQSEAAMAIGLTFRQRLTYVIFPQAFRRFLPPWINGVTDAVKGSALVSLLGITDLMQAINQVIGRTYEAMPLYILGALIYFAVNYALSLAARRLERRFSFIRE, via the coding sequence ATGGCAAGCCAGATCCTCTACGCCCTGCCCTTCCTCGCCAAAGGCTTCGCCGTGACCCTTTGGGTGTCGCTTCTGGTCGTCACCCTGTCGCTCGTCGCCGGCGTCCTGCTGGGAGTCGGCCTGGTCTATGGCCCCGCCCCGTTGCGCTGGGCGGTGCGCATCTTCAGTGACACCATTCGCGGCATTCCGATCCTGGTCTTGATGTTCTTCGTCTATTACGGTCTGCCGGCTGTCGGACTGCATCTGCCGTCCTTCTGGGCCGCCGTGCTGGCGCTGACCCTGTTCAAGACGGCGCAGGTCATCGAATATCTCAGGGGCGCGGTCGCCTCGATCCCGAAAGGCCAATCCGAGGCCGCGATGGCGATCGGGCTGACCTTCCGCCAGCGCCTCACCTACGTCATCTTTCCGCAGGCCTTCAGGCGCTTCCTGCCGCCCTGGATCAACGGCGTCACCGACGCGGTCAAGGGCAGCGCGCTGGTGTCGCTGCTCGGCATCACCGATTTGATGCAGGCCATCAACCAGGTCATCGGCCGCACCTATGAGGCGATGCCGCTCTATATCCTCGGCGCGCTCATCTATTTCGCGGTCAATTACGCGCTCTCGCTCGCCGCCCGGCGGCTCGAGCGGCGTTTTTCTTTCATTCGGGAATAG
- a CDS encoding methyltransferase, with the protein MTDLIYNDPDFVQFYDIENQDGRADFDCCIRLAREGGSVLDLGCGTGQLAAEMADRCSVTGVDPASAMLDVARHRSGGDKVDWVVGDARTVRLGRRFDLVLLTGHAFQVFLTEEDQRAVLRTIAEHLARDGRFIFDTRNPAVAAWLEWTPQRSERMVKHPRLGTVRAWYDADWDAASAVVTYSTFYEIPGGRPILGAESKIAFPNREDLAGMLDDAGLLVEQWFGDWQGESYADTSPEIIPIGRLG; encoded by the coding sequence ATGACCGATCTGATCTACAATGATCCCGACTTCGTTCAGTTCTACGACATCGAGAATCAGGATGGCCGCGCCGATTTCGACTGTTGCATTCGTCTTGCCAGGGAGGGCGGCTCGGTCCTCGATCTTGGTTGCGGCACGGGTCAACTGGCTGCCGAAATGGCTGACCGCTGCAGCGTCACCGGTGTCGATCCCGCATCGGCCATGCTCGACGTCGCGCGACACAGGAGCGGCGGGGACAAGGTCGACTGGGTTGTCGGCGACGCGCGAACGGTGCGGCTCGGAAGACGGTTCGATCTGGTGCTGCTGACCGGTCACGCGTTCCAGGTTTTCCTGACCGAAGAGGATCAGCGGGCGGTGCTGCGTACCATCGCCGAACACCTCGCTCGCGATGGGCGCTTCATCTTCGACACGCGAAATCCCGCCGTGGCGGCGTGGCTGGAATGGACGCCGCAGCGCTCCGAAAGAATGGTGAAGCATCCCAGGCTTGGCACGGTCAGGGCATGGTATGATGCCGACTGGGATGCCGCCAGTGCGGTGGTCACCTATTCGACCTTCTATGAAATTCCCGGCGGCAGGCCAATTCTGGGCGCCGAATCGAAAATCGCGTTTCCAAACAGGGAAGATCTTGCCGGGATGCTGGATGACGCCGGCCTGCTAGTGGAGCAATGGTTCGGCGACTGGCAAGGCGAATCCTATGCGGACACCTCTCCGGAAATCATACCGATCGGTCGACTGGGCTGA
- a CDS encoding periplasmic component of amino acid ABC-type transporter/signal transduction system, producing MNDTSGRRDFLKLGMAGLATAGVLATVDAQKAAAQAASDSLLRTVLDRGKLIVGTGSTNAPWHFENDAGELVGMDITMGRILAKGLFDDPTKVEFVMQDPAQRIPNVTTNKVDITIQFMTMTAQRSQLINFTRPYYVEGVALLTLPTAENKTFDKLLAGGSATRISILQNVDAESSVHYALPQAQVLQIDTQANVLQALESKRADAAAVDLSTVRWLASRNPDKYFDAGKSWYSMLYGAALRQGDLDWLTFVNQTFTIAMFGHESALYDAAFKDYFGQEPPARHPGFPVI from the coding sequence GTGAACGACACATCCGGAAGACGTGATTTTCTGAAATTGGGAATGGCGGGACTGGCCACCGCCGGCGTGCTGGCAACCGTCGATGCGCAGAAGGCCGCCGCCCAGGCCGCATCCGACAGCCTGCTGCGCACCGTGCTCGACCGCGGCAAGCTGATCGTCGGCACCGGCAGCACCAACGCGCCGTGGCATTTCGAGAACGATGCCGGCGAACTGGTCGGCATGGATATCACCATGGGGCGCATCCTGGCCAAGGGCCTGTTCGACGATCCGACCAAGGTCGAGTTCGTCATGCAGGATCCGGCGCAGCGCATCCCCAATGTCACCACCAACAAGGTCGACATCACCATCCAGTTCATGACGATGACGGCGCAGCGTTCGCAGCTGATCAACTTCACCCGGCCCTACTATGTCGAAGGCGTTGCCTTGCTGACACTGCCCACCGCCGAGAACAAGACCTTCGACAAGCTGCTTGCCGGCGGTTCGGCGACGCGCATTTCCATCCTGCAGAATGTCGATGCCGAAAGCTCCGTCCACTATGCCTTGCCACAGGCGCAGGTGCTGCAGATCGACACCCAGGCCAATGTGCTGCAAGCGCTGGAATCCAAGCGCGCCGACGCGGCCGCCGTCGATCTGTCCACCGTGCGCTGGCTTGCCTCGCGCAATCCGGACAAATATTTCGACGCCGGCAAGAGCTGGTATTCGATGCTCTACGGCGCCGCCTTGCGGCAAGGCGATCTCGACTGGCTGACCTTCGTCAACCAGACCTTCACCATCGCCATGTTCGGCCATGAATCGGCGCTCTATGATGCCGCCTTCAAGGATTATTTCGGCCAGGAACCGCCGGCCCGCCACCCCGGCTTCCCGGTGATCTGA
- a CDS encoding glutamine ABC transporter integral membrane protein, with the protein MGYALNFNLIWRHFDKLWGGLLLSLELAVISIAIGTVIGLVLAVWYVSAGRAVRAIIAAYVEFIRNVPLILLVYLVFYGLPTVVDLAYSAPTSFVLTLSVYSGAYLVEVFRSGLEAVPRGQLDAGKAIGLTPWQRLIHVRLPTMLRITLPALSNTFISLFKDTSIASVISVPELTFGAQWINFNTFRIVEVYLVTTAMYLLTGYILLFGLRLVERRFRAAR; encoded by the coding sequence ATGGGCTATGCCCTGAATTTCAACCTGATCTGGCGGCATTTCGACAAGCTGTGGGGCGGTCTGCTGCTCAGCCTCGAGCTTGCGGTGATCTCGATCGCCATCGGCACCGTCATCGGCCTGGTGCTCGCGGTCTGGTATGTCTCGGCCGGGCGCGCCGTTCGGGCGATCATCGCCGCCTATGTCGAATTCATCCGCAACGTACCGCTGATCCTGCTCGTCTATCTCGTCTTCTACGGCCTGCCGACCGTGGTCGACCTGGCCTACAGCGCGCCGACCTCTTTCGTCCTGACGCTGTCGGTCTATAGCGGTGCCTATCTGGTCGAGGTGTTTCGCTCGGGTCTCGAAGCCGTTCCCCGCGGGCAGCTGGATGCCGGCAAGGCGATCGGACTGACGCCCTGGCAAAGGCTGATCCATGTGCGCCTGCCGACCATGCTGCGCATCACGCTGCCGGCGCTGTCCAACACCTTCATCTCGCTGTTCAAGGACACCTCGATCGCCTCGGTCATTTCGGTGCCCGAACTCACCTTCGGCGCCCAGTGGATCAACTTCAACACCTTCCGCATCGTCGAGGTCTATCTGGTGACGACGGCGATGTATCTGCTGACCGGCTACATCCTGCTTTTCGGGCTGAGGCTCGTCGAGCGCCGGTTCAGGGCGGCGCGCTGA
- a CDS encoding uncharacterized conserved small protein containing a coiled-coil domain, with product MSDQEQADIRLEFSRLKQEHADFDAAINAMIATNCDPLQIQRMKKKKLVLKDRLMALEDKIIPDIIA from the coding sequence ATGTCCGATCAGGAACAGGCCGATATTCGCCTCGAATTTTCCCGGCTGAAGCAGGAACACGCCGATTTCGATGCGGCGATCAACGCGATGATCGCCACCAATTGCGACCCGCTGCAGATCCAGCGCATGAAAAAGAAGAAGCTGGTGCTCAAGGACCGGCTGATGGCGCTGGAAGACAAGATCATTCCAGACATCATCGCTTAG
- a CDS encoding Chloramphenicol phosphotransferase family protein: MTARIIVLNGVGSAGKSSIAKALQTITAAPFLHVQMDSFLEMLPDALQDHAAGFSYEPVQQDGKPAVVIRVGPVGEKTLRGMRHAVAAMAGQGNDLIVDDVLCNGELSDYVELLSAFDLHLVGVMAPLEVLEAREARRPDRLPGLARWQYGRVHVGMSYDLEVDTSLLTPLECARRIQQRFQL, encoded by the coding sequence ATGACAGCCAGGATCATTGTCCTCAATGGTGTCGGCAGTGCCGGCAAAAGCTCGATCGCCAAGGCGTTGCAGACAATAACCGCCGCGCCGTTCCTGCATGTCCAGATGGACAGTTTTCTCGAAATGCTGCCCGATGCCTTGCAGGACCATGCCGCTGGTTTTTCCTACGAGCCCGTTCAACAGGACGGCAAGCCCGCAGTCGTGATCAGGGTCGGACCGGTGGGCGAAAAAACCCTGCGCGGCATGCGCCACGCCGTTGCCGCCATGGCCGGACAAGGCAACGACCTGATCGTCGACGACGTGCTGTGCAACGGCGAACTATCGGACTATGTCGAGCTGCTGTCGGCCTTCGATCTCCATCTGGTCGGCGTCATGGCGCCGCTAGAGGTTCTGGAGGCCCGCGAAGCCCGGCGGCCCGACAGACTGCCGGGGCTGGCGCGCTGGCAATATGGGCGCGTGCATGTGGGGATGAGTTACGACCTCGAAGTCGACACCAGCCTGCTCACGCCGTTGGAGTGCGCCCGTCGCATCCAGCAACGATTTCAATTATAG
- a CDS encoding transglycosylase, whose amino-acid sequence MQRFLLATLILLCGLAWSTLVQADPPQSAKQRLIDKVCNLIQAHADQNGLPRDFFARLIWKESRFDPNAVSPVGAEGIAQFMPGTAKMRGLENSFDINQAIPASARYLAEMKTSYGNLGLAAAAYNAGESRVSRWLGSGGFLPMETESYVFDVMGEPVDKFTDPAYAGKIEPLDAKTDFAVACRKLPVIMSQTVAMASINVKPWGVQVAGNFRRSAAVSQWLRVRSRFPALLAGHDPVVSRVRTPIGRRGIYAVRIGIDDRAAANVICQKLQSVGGACVVVRNR is encoded by the coding sequence ATGCAGCGTTTCCTCTTGGCAACGCTGATTTTGCTTTGCGGGCTGGCCTGGTCGACACTCGTTCAGGCCGACCCACCGCAATCGGCCAAGCAGCGGCTGATCGACAAGGTCTGCAACCTGATCCAGGCGCATGCCGACCAGAACGGCCTGCCCCGGGATTTCTTCGCCAGGCTGATCTGGAAGGAAAGCCGTTTCGATCCCAATGCTGTCAGCCCTGTCGGCGCCGAAGGCATCGCCCAGTTCATGCCGGGCACCGCCAAGATGCGGGGGCTCGAAAACTCCTTCGACATCAACCAGGCGATCCCGGCCTCGGCTAGATATCTCGCTGAGATGAAAACCAGCTACGGCAATCTCGGCCTGGCGGCGGCCGCCTACAATGCCGGCGAAAGCCGGGTGTCGCGCTGGCTGGGCTCGGGCGGCTTCCTGCCGATGGAGACCGAGAGCTACGTCTTCGATGTTATGGGCGAGCCGGTCGACAAGTTCACTGACCCCGCCTATGCCGGAAAGATCGAGCCGCTCGATGCCAAGACGGATTTTGCCGTCGCCTGCCGCAAACTGCCTGTCATCATGTCGCAGACCGTTGCGATGGCTTCGATCAACGTCAAACCCTGGGGCGTACAGGTGGCCGGCAATTTCCGCCGCAGTGCGGCAGTCAGCCAGTGGCTCAGGGTGAGGAGCCGGTTTCCAGCGCTGCTCGCCGGCCATGACCCCGTGGTCAGCCGGGTGCGCACGCCGATCGGCCGGCGTGGCATCTATGCGGTCAGGATCGGGATCGACGATCGTGCCGCCGCCAATGTCATTTGCCAGAAATTACAGAGTGTAGGTGGGGCCTGCGTGGTAGTGCGCAACCGGTAG
- a CDS encoding ABC transporter → MSDAANASPALLDVRDVSKAFGSVEVLRSVSLQVNRGEVVTVIGPSGSGKTTLLRCVNFLESYDSGSIRIDGKEVGYLSAGTRQRRSERDLASMRAETGMVFQSFNLFPHLTAAGNIMLGLTKVRGKSEAEARQAAEHWLGRVGLAHKADSLPAELSGGQQQRVGIARAVAMEPKILLLDEITSALDPELVGEVLAVVRSLAEDGMTMLMVTHEMAFARDASSRIVFMADGGVSAVGPPKEILAAETSNERLRTFLARFRASHF, encoded by the coding sequence ATGTCCGACGCTGCAAATGCCAGTCCCGCGCTGCTCGACGTGCGCGATGTCTCCAAGGCCTTCGGCTCCGTCGAGGTGCTGCGTTCCGTTAGCCTTCAGGTGAACCGCGGCGAGGTGGTGACCGTCATCGGCCCCTCGGGCAGCGGCAAGACCACGCTGCTGCGCTGCGTCAACTTCCTCGAAAGCTACGACTCAGGCTCGATCCGCATCGACGGCAAGGAGGTCGGCTATCTCTCAGCCGGAACGCGCCAGCGCCGCAGCGAGCGCGACTTGGCCAGTATGCGCGCCGAAACCGGCATGGTGTTCCAGAGCTTCAACCTGTTTCCGCATCTGACGGCGGCCGGCAACATCATGCTTGGCCTTACCAAGGTGCGCGGAAAGAGCGAGGCCGAGGCGCGCCAGGCCGCCGAACACTGGCTCGGCCGCGTCGGCCTTGCCCACAAGGCCGACAGCCTGCCGGCCGAACTCTCAGGCGGCCAGCAGCAGCGCGTCGGCATCGCGCGCGCCGTGGCGATGGAACCAAAGATCCTTCTGCTCGACGAGATCACCTCGGCGCTCGACCCCGAACTGGTCGGCGAGGTGTTGGCCGTGGTGCGCAGCCTCGCCGAGGACGGCATGACCATGCTGATGGTGACGCACGAAATGGCCTTTGCCCGCGACGCTTCGAGCCGCATAGTCTTCATGGCCGATGGCGGCGTCAGCGCCGTCGGCCCGCCCAAGGAGATCCTCGCGGCGGAGACCAGCAACGAGCGCCTCCGCACCTTCCTGGCGCGCTTCCGCGCCTCGCATTTTTGA
- a CDS encoding transcriptional regulator has protein sequence MQDGNALAASADEKTTASREKGLNRVLEILDFLHTTQRAIGIGDLAKGVNAPRSTTYTLVRSLVDAGLLEMAGDGNRVYFGKKLYLYGMDYVRGNDLLRRGRQEVDHLSRETGETSELCMLQSGRYTIVHSSPGTRPFRISSATGLQIPLPWTASGRLLLAGLERPEIEAMVSEDDLVLPDGRKLRLDDFIADIAKAGVTGYCVTSGLVDAYTKCLAVPVFSAPGKVEATMCLVVPIDTSEERTSRLIGLLRDRAGRLSIGG, from the coding sequence ATGCAAGATGGCAATGCCTTGGCCGCTTCGGCCGACGAAAAGACGACCGCCTCCCGCGAGAAGGGCCTCAACCGGGTGCTCGAGATCCTGGACTTTCTGCACACGACGCAGCGGGCGATCGGCATTGGCGACCTTGCCAAGGGGGTGAACGCGCCGCGCTCGACGACCTACACGCTGGTGCGGTCGCTGGTCGATGCCGGCCTGCTGGAAATGGCGGGCGACGGCAACCGCGTCTATTTCGGCAAGAAGCTCTATCTCTATGGAATGGATTATGTGCGCGGCAACGATCTGCTGCGGCGCGGGCGCCAGGAGGTCGACCATCTGTCACGCGAGACCGGCGAGACCTCGGAATTGTGCATGCTGCAGAGCGGCCGCTACACCATCGTCCATTCCAGCCCCGGCACCAGGCCGTTCCGTATCAGTTCCGCCACCGGTCTGCAGATACCGCTGCCCTGGACTGCATCCGGCCGGCTGCTTCTGGCGGGGCTGGAGCGGCCTGAGATCGAAGCCATGGTGTCGGAAGACGATCTCGTGCTGCCCGACGGCCGCAAGCTGCGGCTCGACGACTTCATCGCCGACATCGCCAAGGCTGGGGTGACCGGCTATTGCGTGACCTCGGGGCTGGTCGATGCCTACACGAAATGTCTTGCCGTGCCGGTCTTTTCAGCGCCGGGCAAGGTCGAGGCGACGATGTGCCTGGTGGTTCCCATCGACACGTCCGAGGAACGGACTAGCCGCCTCATCGGCCTGCTGCGCGATCGCGCCGGCAGGCTGTCGATCGGCGGATAG
- a CDS encoding 4-hydroxy-3-methylbut-2-en-1-yl diphosphate synthase: MTGYFSFPFPRRTSVGVDVGGVVVGGGAPVVVQSMTNTDTADIDQTVAQVAALHRAGSEIVRITVDRDESAAAVPRIHERLQRLGINVPLVGDFHYIGHKLLADHPACAEALAKYRINPGNVGFKDKKDRQFTDIVEMAIKHDKPVRIGVNWGSLDQELLTRLMDDNQDKGFPLTAQEVTREAIVQSAILSAEMAEEIGLGRDKIILSAKVSGVQDLIAVYTELAARSDHALHLGLTEAGMGSKGIVASSAAMGILLQQGIGDTIRISLTPEPNGDRTREVQVSQELLQTMGFRQFVPIVAACPGCGRTTSTVFQELAQNIQADLRKNMPVWREKYPGVENLKVAVMGCIVNGPGESKHADIGISLPGTGETPTAPVFVDGKKAATLRGPSIAADFEKMVADYIEQRFGRGKAAAE; the protein is encoded by the coding sequence ATGACCGGATATTTTTCCTTTCCCTTCCCCCGCCGCACCTCGGTCGGCGTCGACGTCGGCGGCGTGGTCGTCGGCGGCGGCGCTCCGGTTGTCGTGCAGTCGATGACCAACACCGACACCGCCGACATCGACCAGACGGTCGCGCAGGTCGCGGCACTTCACCGCGCCGGCTCCGAGATCGTGCGCATCACCGTCGACCGCGACGAGAGCGCCGCCGCCGTGCCGCGCATTCATGAGCGGCTTCAGCGGCTCGGCATCAATGTGCCGCTGGTCGGCGACTTCCACTATATCGGCCATAAGCTTCTGGCCGACCATCCGGCCTGCGCCGAGGCGCTGGCCAAGTACCGCATCAATCCCGGCAATGTCGGCTTCAAGGACAAGAAGGACCGGCAGTTCACCGATATCGTCGAAATGGCGATCAAGCACGACAAGCCGGTGCGCATCGGCGTCAACTGGGGCTCGCTCGACCAGGAGCTTCTGACCCGGCTGATGGACGACAACCAGGACAAGGGTTTTCCGCTGACGGCGCAGGAAGTGACGCGCGAGGCGATCGTGCAGTCGGCGATCCTGTCGGCCGAGATGGCCGAAGAGATCGGCCTTGGCCGCGACAAGATCATCCTGTCGGCCAAGGTCAGCGGCGTGCAGGACCTGATCGCAGTCTATACCGAGCTTGCCGCCCGCTCCGACCATGCGCTGCATCTCGGCCTCACCGAGGCCGGCATGGGTTCGAAAGGCATCGTTGCCTCGTCCGCCGCCATGGGCATCCTGTTGCAGCAAGGCATTGGCGACACCATCCGCATCTCGCTGACGCCGGAGCCGAATGGCGACCGCACGCGCGAGGTGCAGGTGTCGCAGGAACTGCTGCAGACCATGGGTTTCAGGCAGTTCGTGCCGATCGTCGCCGCTTGCCCCGGCTGCGGCCGCACGACCTCAACCGTGTTCCAGGAGCTCGCCCAAAACATCCAGGCGGATCTGCGTAAGAACATGCCGGTGTGGCGCGAAAAATACCCCGGCGTCGAGAATCTCAAGGTAGCGGTGATGGGGTGCATCGTCAACGGACCGGGTGAGTCCAAGCATGCCGATATCGGCATTTCGCTGCCCGGCACCGGCGAGACGCCGACGGCCCCCGTCTTCGTCGACGGCAAGAAGGCGGCAACGCTGCGCGGACCGTCGATCGCAGCGGATTTCGAGAAAATGGTCGCCGACTACATCGAGCAACGGTTCGGTCGCGGCAAGGCCGCGGCCGAGTAG
- a CDS encoding aromatic amino acid beta-eliminating lyase/threonine aldolase — protein sequence MKTTSAAGSNTTIRERLGLRPIINVSGTMTALGASIIVPEAISAMAEMASQWVEMDDLQRAASTIVARLTGGEAGFITACCASGITMAIAGAMTGTNLLAIERLPDDTGGLKSEVVIQLGHIVNYGAPIDQSIRVAGAKVIPAGTVSVTQDYHVREAINERTAAGLYVVAHHTVQYGMLSLEEFCEICHAKGVPVIVDAASEYDLRGFLARGADVVIYSGHKFLSGPTSGIVTGRKDLVRSAYLQNRGVARAMKVGKESIAGTMAALEAWEKRDHAGIRRREEAALNLWKDALQGLPGIFAKIIPDPTANPLDRLQIFVSPESRFSAAGLASALAAGSPPIIVRNHEVERGHFFLDPCNLHPGEAEIVAERLRATLTAKDRPADAMKAARKDSSGVLKWPD from the coding sequence ATGAAAACCACTTCCGCCGCCGGCTCCAACACCACCATCCGCGAACGGCTCGGCCTTCGCCCGATCATCAATGTCTCCGGCACCATGACCGCGCTCGGCGCGTCGATCATCGTCCCGGAGGCGATCAGCGCCATGGCCGAAATGGCTTCGCAATGGGTGGAAATGGATGATCTGCAGCGTGCCGCGAGCACCATCGTCGCGCGCCTCACCGGCGGCGAGGCCGGCTTCATCACCGCTTGCTGTGCCAGCGGCATCACCATGGCGATCGCCGGCGCGATGACGGGAACCAACCTGCTCGCCATCGAGCGTCTGCCCGACGACACAGGCGGTCTCAAGTCCGAGGTCGTCATCCAGCTGGGCCACATCGTCAATTACGGCGCACCGATCGACCAGTCGATCCGCGTCGCCGGCGCCAAAGTCATCCCGGCAGGCACCGTCAGCGTCACCCAGGACTACCATGTGCGCGAAGCGATCAACGAGCGGACGGCGGCGGGCCTCTACGTCGTTGCCCACCACACGGTGCAGTACGGCATGCTGTCGCTGGAGGAATTCTGCGAGATCTGCCACGCCAAGGGCGTGCCGGTGATCGTCGATGCCGCGTCCGAATACGATCTGCGCGGCTTCCTGGCGCGCGGCGCCGATGTCGTCATCTACAGCGGCCACAAATTCCTCTCAGGGCCGACCAGCGGCATCGTCACCGGTCGCAAGGACTTGGTGCGCTCAGCCTATCTGCAGAACCGCGGCGTGGCGCGGGCCATGAAGGTCGGCAAGGAAAGCATCGCCGGCACCATGGCGGCACTCGAAGCCTGGGAAAAGCGCGACCACGCCGGCATCCGCCGGCGCGAGGAGGCGGCGCTCAATCTCTGGAAGGACGCTTTGCAAGGACTGCCGGGCATCTTTGCCAAGATCATTCCCGACCCGACCGCCAATCCGCTCGACCGCCTGCAGATCTTCGTATCGCCGGAAAGCCGCTTCAGCGCCGCCGGCCTCGCCTCGGCGCTGGCCGCGGGCTCACCGCCGATCATCGTGCGCAACCACGAGGTCGAGCGCGGCCACTTCTTCCTCGACCCTTGCAACCTGCATCCCGGCGAAGCGGAGATCGTCGCCGAACGCCTGCGGGCCACACTTACCGCGAAGGACCGCCCGGCCGATGCGATGAAAGCCGCACGCAAGGATTCGTCTGGCGTCTTGAAGTGGCCGGACTGA
- a CDS encoding uncharacterized small protein, with the protein MSLASHLDELQRKHGDIEREIDDAMNHPSVDDLEIVNLKRRKLALKDAIEKLKAQPTTH; encoded by the coding sequence ATGTCTCTTGCTTCCCATCTTGATGAGTTGCAGCGGAAACACGGCGACATCGAACGCGAGATCGATGACGCGATGAACCACCCGTCGGTGGACGACCTCGAAATCGTGAATCTCAAGCGACGCAAGCTGGCACTCAAGGATGCGATTGAGAAACTGAAGGCGCAACCGACCACGCATTGA
- a CDS encoding Stf0 sulfotransferase: MFDAYIICGTPRTGSTLLCKLLASTGTSGDPHSFYRRQDLSEWAEEWKLPARETMGELESEIAYLNAAITAGKGGTGIFGLRLMRENLDELSAILDRIFPGLASDTARFERAFGRTLYIHLSRENKLAQAISLIKAQQTGLWHIAPDGTEIERVAPAQEPHYDFERIKGELAELEAYDTAWNIWFAAQGLTPLRIGYERLSADPAATLLAICETLGVQPPNANDIRPGVAKLADETSLDWMRRYRLDAAG; this comes from the coding sequence ATGTTCGACGCCTACATTATCTGCGGCACGCCGAGAACCGGCAGCACGTTGCTGTGCAAGCTCCTGGCCTCCACCGGGACATCAGGCGATCCGCACTCCTTCTATCGGCGGCAGGACCTGTCGGAGTGGGCTGAGGAGTGGAAACTGCCAGCCCGCGAGACTATGGGCGAGCTTGAATCCGAGATTGCCTATCTCAACGCGGCGATCACCGCCGGAAAGGGCGGCACAGGCATTTTCGGCCTGCGCCTGATGCGCGAAAACCTGGATGAACTTTCGGCGATCCTCGATCGAATTTTCCCAGGGCTGGCGTCAGACACAGCGCGTTTCGAAAGGGCCTTTGGCCGCACCCTCTACATCCACCTGTCGCGCGAGAACAAGCTTGCGCAGGCGATCTCGCTGATCAAGGCGCAGCAGACCGGTCTTTGGCACATCGCGCCTGATGGCACCGAGATCGAAAGGGTCGCGCCGGCGCAAGAACCCCACTATGATTTCGAGCGGATCAAGGGTGAGCTTGCTGAACTCGAAGCCTATGACACGGCCTGGAACATCTGGTTCGCGGCGCAAGGCCTGACGCCGTTGCGCATTGGCTATGAGCGGCTTTCCGCTGATCCGGCGGCGACCTTGCTGGCTATTTGCGAAACTCTTGGCGTTCAGCCGCCAAATGCCAATGACATCCGGCCGGGCGTTGCAAAGCTCGCCGACGAGACAAGCCTCGACTGGATGCGCCGCTATCGTCTGGACGCGGCAGGCTGA